From Streptomyces sp. SAI-135:
CGCTTGGCCCACAGCGCGGCCCCGCCGAGGTGCGCGGTGAGACGCTCCAGGCGGTGCACGGGGGACGGGCCGAACAGCAGGGGGTAACGGTCGTAGGACGCGAGGGGCACGGTGACCTCCGGGGTGGGGCGCAGTGGGTTCAGTCGCTGTCGGCGAGTTCGGCCAGACCCCGCCAGATCTCCGCCGTGACCCGGACCGCCTCGTCCACGTCACCGGCCGCGCAGGCCTCGATCAGCCGCTCGTGCAGGCCGGCCGAACGGCAGGTGCCGCCCTCGCCGAAGCGTCTGCGCTCCAGCCGGCGGATGAGGGGGGTGTAGCGGGCGGCGGTGGCGGCGGCCGCGCGGTTGCCGCTCACCCGGACGAGCACGTCGTGCAGCGCGTCGTCGGCACGTACGGCCTCGTCCACGTCACCGGCGGTGACGGCGGCCGCGAACCGCGCGTTGGCCGCGCGCATCAGCTCGATGTCGGCGGCGAAGAGCCGGGGCACGGCGACCCGCGTGACCAGTTCGTGCATGGCCCCGACCACGGCGGCGGCGTCCCGCACGTCGGCGGCGACGACCTGGGTCACCCGGGTGTAGCTCTGCGGCTTGCTCTCCAGCAGCCCCTCGTCGACCAGCCGCGCGAAGGCCTCCCGCACCGGCGCCCGCGACAACCCGAGCCGCTCGGCGAGCTCCGCGTCCCGCACCACCGCCCCGGGCTCGATCTCCCCGGCCACGATGGCGTCCCGGATGGACGCGTAGGCCCGGTCCCGGAGAAGGGTGCGGCCGAGCGGCCGTAGGGCGTTCATGAACTGAAATGTTAGATGTCAGCCGGGAACGCAGGCAAGGGCGTGGCCCGCACCCCGTGAAGTGCGGGCCACGCCCGGCGCTCAGGCTGCCCAGGGCCAGTCGGCAACTGTTTCGGAGGGAGGCACGGCAAATGGAGGGTGACCGAGTTCGAAGTCGACTGCGGTGCTTATAACTGGCGCGTCTTCCGTTCCGCCACACCGACCTTGCGTCGATGACGGGATTCGAACCCGCGGCCTCCCCATTAAGAGTGGAAGTAGGTCCTGCCTTCGCACCTGGACGTTCATCACTTCAGGAGGCGTGCCGCGGGAGGGGCGAGCGAATTAAGTTCAGCCGCGCTTCTGCCGCTTCCAGGGCCCCGTGATCGCCAGCATGATCCCCGGAGTCTGGATGTTGGCGTACAGCGTCTTTCCGTCGGGCGAGAAGGTGACGCCGGTGAACTCGCTGTACTCGGGCTCCTCTTCGGTGCCGATGTTGAGTTCGTTGCGGGCGATGGGGTAGGTGCGGCCGCTCTCCGTCGCGCCGAACAGGTGCTGGACGCCCTCGCCGTCCTCGGCGATGACGAGGCCGCCGTACGGGGAGACGGTGATGTTGTCGGGGCCGTCGAACGCGCCGTCCTGGGACGGGTCGGGGTTCACGCCGAGGAGGACCTTCAGCGTGAGGGTGCGGCGCTTGGGGTCGTAGAACCAGACCTGGCCGTCGTGCTGAACGGGGCTCTCCTCACGGGCGTACGAGGAGACGACGTACGCGCCGCCGTCGCCCCACCACATGCCCTCGAGCTTGCGGGCGCGGGTGACCTGGCCGTCGGTGAACTGCTTGCGGACGGAGACGGTCCTGGCGTCGCGGTCGGGCACGTCGACCCAGTCGACGCCGTACACCGTGCCGATCTTCGTGGCGCGGGAGAGGTCGTCGACGAACTTGCCGCCGGAGTCGAAGCACTTGAAGGCCTGCAGGACCCCCGCGTCGTCGGCGAGGGTGCGCAGCTTGCCGCGGCCGTGGTGGAAACCGGTCGGCGGGGTCCAGCGGAAGAGCAGGCCGTTGGGGCCGGAAGCGTCCTCGGTCAGGTAGGCGTGGCCGCGCTTGGGGTCGATGACGACCGCCTCGTGGGCGTACCGGCCGAAGGCCTTGACGGGCTTGGGGTCGCGGTTGGCGCGGCGGTCCTCGGGGTCGACCTCGAAGATGTAGCCGTGGTCCTTGGTCATGCCGTTCTGGCCGGCCTTGTCCTCGGTCTCCTCGCCGGTGAGCCAGGTGCCCCAGGGGGTGGTGCCGCCCGCGCAGTTGGTGGAGGTGCCGGCGATGCCGACCCACTCGGCGACATGGCCGTGGCGGACCTCGACGACCGTGCAGCCACCGGAGGCGGCGGGGTCGTAGACGAGGCCCTCGGTGAGCGGCACGGGGTGGGGCCAGTTGGCCCGCGGGCCCTTGAGCTCGTGGTTGTTGACCAGGAGGGTGGCACCACGGGGGCCGCGGAAGGTGGCCGTACCGTCGTGGTTGGAGGGGGTGAACTCGCCCGACTCCAGCTTGGTCCTCCCGCTGTAGGTGATGACCTCGTACGTGAACCCGGCGGGCAGCGCGAGGATGCCGTCGGGGTCGGGGATCAGCGGCCCGTAGCCGACTCCGTGGTGGGCGCCCGCGGTCTGCGCACCCTCGCTCTCGACGTCGGTGGCGGCGAGCGCGTTGGGCGCGGTGGCGAGGGCGCCGACCGTGCCCGCCAGCGCGACACCGGCTCCGGTGAGCGCGGATTTCGCGGCAAAGTCCCTGCGGGTGAGCGACATGGTGTCTCCTGAGACGGTGGATGAACGCCGTGGAGGGTGGGGGACCTCGGTTCGGCGCAACCGTCCCGCCCATGCCTGAACACCAGTTGAACTGCGAGAGGACTCCGTGGAGCAGCTTTGATGAATCAACACAGGTTGATGTGAAAGCCTTCAGGGGCGCGGGGAACCGCGTGACCAGCCACAACCCGCCCGCACCCGCGACACGGCCTCAACCCCCCTGCTGCGAACGCGCCTTGAACGCGGCCTTCCGGGCCTCCTTGGCGACCTTCTTGTCGGGATGCAGCCGCCCCATCGCCTCCAGCACGTCCGCCGTGGCCGGATGGTCGACCTTCCAGGCCGCCGCGAAGAAGCCTCCGTGCTGCTGGGCGAGCCCCTCCACGAGCCCCTGAAGTTCCTCGGAGTTCCCCTCGGCGGCCAGTTGCGCGGCGATCGTGTCGACGGTCAGCCAGAACACCAGGTCCTCGGAGGGCGCGGGCACGTCCGCGAACCCGCGCTCGACCAGCCAGACCCGGGCGAGCCCGCCCAGCTCCGGGTCGTCCAGAACCTCCCGCAGTGCGGGTTCGGCGACGACACCGACCAGCGACAGGGCCTGCTGGCAGCGCAGCCTGCGCAGCGGCGCCCCCGGGTCGCTCCCCCGGGCGGCCGCCAGCAACTCCCGTGCGGCCGCGAGCGGTTCGCGCCGGTCCAGCCACTGCTCGGTCTCGGCCTGGGCGGCCGCGGGAGGAAACGCCGCGGTCCCGTCGAGCAGTGCGTCCGCCCCCTTGTCGGCGAGGTCGCCGACGGCCGGTGCCGGGATGCCGGCCTCCAGCAGCCGTGCCCGCAGTCCGTACAGGCCGAGCGGGGTCAGCCGCACCATGCCGTACCGGGAGACGTCGGTGTCGTCGACGGCGGCGGGCTCCTCGTCGGTGTCGGCCATCAGCGCCTCGTCGACGGGCTGGTACTCGACGATGCCGACCGGCTCCAGGAACCGGAACTGGTCGTCCAGCCGCATCATCGCGTCGGACACCTGCTCCAGGACGTCGTTGGTGGGCTCGCCCATGTCGCTCGGCACGATCATCGACGCGGCGAGGGCGGGCAGCGGCACGGGACCGTCGCCGGGACCGTCCACGCTGACGGTGAGCAGGTAGAGGTTGCCGAGCACCCCGTCGAGGAACTCCTGCTCGGCCTCGGGGTCCCAGTCCAGGGAGGCGAAGTCGATCTGGCCGCCACCGTCCTCGGCGGACATGGCGTCGACCAGGTCGTCCAGGTCCGGCACGCTCGCGTCGGCCAGCGCCGTCTCCAGGGCGGTCAGCCAGACGCCGAGCACGTCCTGCGGGGACCCGGACAGCAGGGCCAGGTCCTCGCCGGTGGCGACCGTGCCCTCCTCCTCGTCGACGATCTCGACGAGCCCGGTGTCGACGGCGATCCGCCAGGCCTCGCTCGCGTGGGCGGCGGCGTCGTCGCCGGTCAGTCCGAGGTGCGCGGCGGCCGCGGGCAGCTGCTCCTCGACGAGTCCGCCCCCGGCGTCGACCCGCGTGTCCTCGCCGGCCCAGCGGGCGAGCCGGGCGGCCCGGGCGAGCAGCGGCGTGGACAGGGCGTCCCGCGCCAGCTCCGCTTCGGGGTGCAGCCGCACCGGCGGCAGGGGGGAGCTGTCTGACATCGGCTGGTTCTCCTCGGACGCGTCGTGCCACTCAGCCACTCAGCGTAGACGGATATCCACCCATGCCGCCCGGTTCATCTCCCCGACAGGGTCCGTACATGGCTGAAACCTTGACAACTGGGCTGACCAGGCAGGAGATTGACGCGCGTAGAAATCCGGCGGACATCTGTTCACTGTATTTTCTACGCGCGTCGCAACCGCCCCCACAGGTCGCGGCTCCCACCGTTCCACGTTCACCCTCGTCCCGGCGCCTACGTTCGTCCCCGGAGGGATCCCGTTGCCGAGCAAGAAGTCCGCGCGTCTCGCCGCGCTCACCGTCGCCGCCCTGTCGGCGGCCTCCACCGTCGTTCTCGTCTCGCCCGCGCACGCGGCCGCCGTGAGCATCCACGACATCCAGGGCGCGACCCGGATATCCCCGTACGCCGGTCAGAAGGTCACGGATGTGGCCGGAATCGTCACCGGGGTGCGCACCTACGGCTCCTCCAAGGGCTTCTGGATCCAGGATCCGAACCCGGACGCCGACCCGGCCACCAGTGAGGGCGTCTTCGTCTTCACGAGCTCCGCCCCGAAGGTCGCCGTCGGTGACGCCGTCACGGTCACCGGCACGGTCTCGGAGTACGTCCCGGGTGGCACGTCGTCCGGGAACCAGTCGGTGACCGAGCTCACCAAGCCGACCGTCACGGTCGTCTCCAGCGGCAACGCGGTGCCCGCCGCCACGGTGATCGACGCGAAGTCGGTGCCTGCCGCGTACGTCCCGGCGGGCGACCCCGCCGCGGGCAACTCGATCAACGGCCTGGCCCTGGAGCCGAAGAAGTACGCGCTGGACTTCTACGAGTCCCTGGAGGGCATGAACGTCGAGGTCGCCGACACCCGGGTGGTGGGCGCGACCGACCCGTACACCGAGCTGTGGGTGACGGTGAAGCCGCGCGAGAACGCCACCCGCCGCGGTGGCACGCTCTACGGCTCCTACGACGCGCAGAACACCGGCCGGCTCCAGATCCAGTCGCTCGGCGCGACCTCCGCCTTCCCCGTCGCGAACGTCGGTGACGTGCTCACCGGCTCCACCGCGGGCCCGCTGGACTACAACCAGTACGGCGGCTACACCCTGGTCGCGAACGAGATCGGCACGCTGAGGAGCGCCGGTCTCACGCGCGAGACCACACAGAGGCAGAAGAACGGCGAGCTCGCGGTCGCGACGTACAACGTCGAGAACCTCGACCCGTCCGACGCCACCTTCGAGGAGCACGCCTCCGCGATCGTGAACAACCTGAAGTCGCCCGACATCGTGTCCCTGGAGGAGATCCAGGACAACAACGGCGCGAAGGACGACGGCACGACCGCCGCCGACGTGACGGTGAACAAGCTGATCGATGCGATCGTCGCGGCGGGCGGCCCGCGGTACGACTGGCGCTCGATCGACCCGGCCAACGACACCGACGGCGGCGAGCCGGGCGGCAACATCCGCCAGGTGTTCCTCTTCAACCCGGAGCGGGTCTCCTTCACCGACCGCGCGGGCGGCGACGCCACCACGGCGGCCGGGGTCACCAAGGTCCACGGCAAGGCGCAGCTGACGGTCTCCCCGGGCCGAATCGCCCCCACCGACGACGCCTGGAAGTCCAGCCGCAAGCCGCTGGCCGGCGAGTTCGTCTTCCGCGGCCGCACGGTCTTCGTGATCGCCAACCACTTCAACTCCAAGGGCGGCGACTACGGTCTGACCTCGGCGGTCCAGCCGGTGCCGCGCAGCTCGGAGATCCAGCGCCACCAGCAGGCGACCCTGGTCAACGCCTTCGTCAAGGACATCCTCGACACCCAGAAGAACGCGGACGTCATCGCCCTCGGCGACATCAACGACTTCGAGTTCTCCGGCACGGCGAAGATCCTGGAGGGTGACGGCGAGCTGTGGTCGGCGATCAAGTCGCTGCCCAGGAGCGAGCGTTACACCTACGACTACCAGGGCAACCAGCAGGTCCTGGACCAGATCCTGGTCAGCCCGTCGATCCGGCGCGGCTGCGATTTCGAGTACGACAGCGTGCACATCAACTCGGAGTTCAACGACCAGATCAGCGACCACGACCCGCAGGTGCTGCGCTTCAAGCCGTAACCGGCAGCCGGTCAGGCCTGGTCGAACACTCCGTTCAGCCAGGCCTGCCACTCGCCCTCGCACTCCTTGATGTCGGAGTCGGGGGCGAAGTCGTGCAGGGAGATGCCGACCGGGTGGCCCCAGTGGTTGCGCCCGAAGATGCGGGTGAGGCCCCGGTCGGTGCGCAGTCCGATGAAGTACGGGTTGCGGAAGTCGACCACGGCCTCGAAGGTGTCCGGGCCGTGGACCGTCACACGCGTGCCCGCGGCCACGTCCTCGCCGACACCGAGGGCCCGTCCCACGGCGGCGAGGGCGTCGGGGGCCTTGGACGCCTCGGGTCCGTCGAAGGTGGCGAAGGCGGCCGGGCGGGGCGCGAAGTGGGTCAGGTACTCGCGCAGGGTGTGCAGGTAGAAGTCGGTGTGCTTGGCGGCTCCGTCGTACTGGTTGTCCCAGTCGTCGACGAAGATCCCGCTGTGGACGTAGCGCACCCAGGCCCGCCGGCCCTCGTCACGGGGTTCGACGGTGTAGTCGAGCTGGTTGAGGGTCTGCTGGGAGATGCCCTCGACGTCCTCGACGCGGTTGGTGTAGCGGTGCGGCGGGTCCCAGGCGACGACCTTGGAGCCGAAGGGGCCGGTGCCGCCGACGCGGGGCTCGGGCGGCTCCATCGGCCACAGGTAGCCGCCGGTGCCGGTGGTGATCGCCTCCCAGACCTGCTCGGGGGTGGCGTCGACCTCGAACTCGCGGGCGATCTCGAACTCTTGGGACATGATCTACTCCAACTCGGTCTTCTTGAGCGTGGGATGGACGGCCACCACGATCCGGTGATCCCTGCCGCCCTCGGCGTCCGGGGCGTCGTACCTGCGGATCAGCTCGGCGACCCCGGCCGTCAACTCCTGGATGAACGCGGCTCGTTCGGTGGCGGAGGCGAAACGCACCTCGCCGTCCAGCGCGTACGTCGCGAGCCTCTTGCGCTCCTTGGCGGCGCCGGTGATCAGCTGACCCACGTCCCGCACGAGACGGGCGCCCAGTGCCAGCAGCCAGCGCGCGGAGAGCTGGTCGCGGAAGCGGTCGGGGTCGGGCTGCACGGAGGCGAGCGCGAGCGGTGAGATGACGTACGAGGCCGCGGTCGCCCGCATCAGCCGCTCGGTGACGTTTCCCTTGCGGCGCTCCCCGGCGAGCTCGACCAGGCCGTGCCGCTCCAGCGCCTTGAGGTGGTAGTTCACCTTCTGGCGGGGCAGCCCGACCTTGCCGGCCAGCATGGCGGCCGACGCGGGGCCGGCCGCCAGCTCGGCCAGCAGCCGTGCCCGTATGGGGTCCAGGGAGACGGCTGCGGCCTCGGGGTCCTCGATCACGGTGACGTCCAGCATGGGTCCACGGTCTCACCGAAAACTTTTTTTGTCCAGGCAATCCAAGTGTTCGGTGGGGAGGGCTGTCGAAGAGAGCTATCCGGGAAGCAGGCCGAGGGCGTGGTCGTACCGGCTGACCACGCTGCTCTTCAGCCCCGGCCAGCTCTGCACGCGCTCCCAGGCGTCCGAGGCCGAGCCGATCCCGTCGCCCGGGGCGGCGAGCGCGTCGAGGTGGGCCTGGGCGCTCTCCCACTCCGCGTAGTTGAGCACCCGGGTGCCGTCGGTGCTGAGGTGGAAGTGGCCGCTGATGCCGCCGGGGTGCGGGTGGGGCTCGCTCTCCAGCGCTTCGACGACGGCGTCCACCCAGGCCCGCTGCCGGTCGGGGTCGGGGCCCTCGAACTCGATGTCGACGATCACCACACAGCCCGGCACCCGCCGGTCGCCGTCCCGGACGGCGCTGCGGTAGTGGCGGTAGCGGCCGAGCCCCAGCCGCTCGATGTGCGGCACGGCGGTGTCGATCTCGTCCACGCGCTCCAGCCGCTGCGTGCGCGCGAAGGCCTCGTAGGCCTGCTCGTCGGTCCACTGCGAGTAGTGCAGGAGGCTCGCGGTGTCGTGTCCGGTGTACACGTGGTAGCCGAGCAGTCCGCCGGCGGGCCACGGCCGGCGTTCCCATGCCCCGGCGATGGCGTCGACGGTCTGCCGCTGGCGCAGCGGGTTGCCCACCCGCCAGGTGCTGAAGAGGGACGCGCCCACCTCGGGCCGGGTGAGGTCGGGGTGGGTGTCGGTACGGCGGGTCATGGGCGTGGCCTCCTCGGATCGCTGATCGATGCGTTCATCGGCCACCCTTCAACCTCAACCAGGATTCAGGTCAAGTCGGCGGTTCAGGAGGGGGTTTCGGGACACCCGCAGGACATGGACGAGCAGGCCGACGACCAGCCCAGAAGCCCTTTGAAGTTGCCCGCACGATCCTGGCGCGCGGCACTGCGGCGCACGGCGAAGGAATTGCTGGACGACGAACTGGCCGACCGCGCGGCGGCGTTGACGTACTACGGCGTTCTGTCGCTTTTTCCGGCGCTGCTGGTGATGGTCTCCCTTCTGGGCGTGGTGGGGCAGCGGGCCACGGACAAGATCCTGGACAACATCGGGGACCTCGCGCCGGGTCCGGCCCGGGACATTCTGCGGGACGCGGTGGTCCAGCTCGGCGACAGCGGCGGCACGGGCAGCGTCCTGGCGGTCCTCGGTCTGCTCGCCGCGCTCTGGTCCGCCTCCGGGTACGTCGCCGCCTTCATCCGTACGTCCAACGCGGTGTACGACCTTCCCGAGGGCCGCCCGGTGTGGAAGCTGACGCCGCTGAGGCTGGCGCTGACCGTGACGCTGATGCTGATGCTGGCGGTGAGCGCGCTGATCGTGGTGTTCACGGGCCCGCTGGCCGAACGGGCGGGCCGGGCGGTGGGGTTCGGTGACGCGGCGATCGCGGTCTGGGGCGTGGCCAAGTGGCCGGTGCTGCTGCTCCTGGTCGTCATGATGATCGGGCTGCTGTACTGGGCCGCCCCCAACGTCCGTGGCCGCGGCTTTCGTTGGACCTCGCCGGGCAGCGTCCTCGCCACCCTGGTCTGGCTCGCCGCCTCCGCGGGGTTCGCCCTCTACGCCGCCAACTTCGGCTCGTACAACAAGACGTACGGCACCCTCGCCGGTGCCATCGTCTTCCTGGTGTGGCTCTGGCTGACCAACCTGGCGATCCTGCTGGGCCTGGAGTTCGACGCGGAGCTGGCCCGTGAGCGGGCCATCGTCTCCGGTGCGGCCGAGCCGACGGAGGAGCCCTACGTGGAGCCCCGGGACACCCGGAAGTGGCCGCCGAGGCTGCGGGCGGCACGCAGGACGAGACTGCGGGCGGCACGCGGGAAGTGACCCCCGACGACCGGCCGTCCCGCACACGCGGAGGTGGGCGGCACCCGTGACTTCCGGGTGCCGCCCACCTCCGCGTGTGCGGGTCCTGGGTCTACTTCTTCGGGTACCGCCAGGACACGACGACGATCGCGGCCAGGGCCGCGCCGACGATCAGCACCGGCCGCGGATGCCGTAGGGCCGCCATGACCAGGGGCCGGGCCGGCTGGGGCACACCGTGCTCCGCCCGGCGCTCCAGTGCGGCACTGGTCTCGGCGGCCTTGCCCTGGGTGAGCCGGCCCGCCCGCTGCGTCCGGTCCTGGACCTTGTGGCTCGCCTGCACGGCCCGGTCCTGGACCAGGTGGCCGGCCTGTGTGGCCTTGTCGTGCACGGTGTGACCGGCCTGCGCCGCGCTGCTGCGCAGCTGCACGGTCATCGCCCCCGCCTTGTCCCTGAGGTCTGCCGCACGGGCCCGTGCGCGGCCCTTCACATCCATCTTTCCTGCCAACTCCTCAACCGTGTCGCCGAGTTCACTGCGGGTCCGCTCGATCTGCTGCCGCAGTTCCTCGGGTCCCTTGGCCCCCGTCACGGGGGGCTCGCTACCCGTCCTGTCCGTCATCGGTGCGCCCTTTCCCTGATCTCCTCGACGTCCGCCTTGACGCTGCCGAGAGCCTCCTCGGGCGTCGGAGGTGTGGCACGACGCAACTGGGAGCGGCCGAGTGCGGCCAGCACCCCCGCGATCACGAACAGCACAGCCGTCACGATCAGCGCCGCGGCCCACACCGACAGCACCAGGGAGAGCGCGGCGGTGGCCGTTCCGGCCAGGGCGAGCAGTCCCGCGTAGGCGAAGGCGCCGGCGGCGCCGAGCAGCCCGCCGCCCTTCCCGGCCCGCCGGCCCTTCTCGGCCAGCTCCTCCTTCGCCAGGGCGACTTCCTGCCGCACCAGTTTGGAGACCTGTTCGGTGGCCTGTCCGACGAGTTCGCCCACCGAATGATGTTCGTCGTGCGCCGGCCTGGGGGCCGTGGTTCCGGTCACGGTGTTCCGCCTCCTCTCGGTCGGAGCACCCGGGTACCCGGCCCGGCCCCCGGCTACCCCACCTGGGGGCCGTCGTCCGGGCCGCGCTGTCCGAGCCGGGCCAGCTGGCTCTGGAACCAGTCGAGCCTCGCCTGCAACAGGGCTGCCTCGGCGGCGAGTTCGGGCACCCCGAGCTCCTCGGGCAGGCCGGGACCGGCCGGGTCGAGGACGGCGGCCGGCTGTGCCACCACCCGCAGCCCCTCGCCGGCCAGCCGGGCGAACCCGGCGAGCGAGAGGGCCGTACGTCCGCGCAGGCAGCCCGCGCAGGAGGGGGCCAGGGCCCGCCATCCGGGCCTGCCCCAGCCGGCGTCGGCGAGGGCCGCCGCGACCGTGCCGCAGGCGCAGGGGCCGACGGTGGCGGTCCGCACCCGCTGGCGGGCGTAGCGGTAGCCGAGTTCGAAACGGAGGTAGCGGCCGAGGACCAGGACGTCGAGGAGCACGGCCGTGCGGTGCTCGGCCGTGCACAGCAGCGCCTCGGCCGCCGCGCGGTCGTGCACACAGTGGAAGCCGCAGTCGCAGCGGCGGTTCGGCGCCCGGTGCCGCAGGCCGTAGACGCAGGACGCGTCGGCCAGGACGCCGTACGGCAGCGCACCGCCGAGCGACACACCGGTGAACCCGGCCCGGGTGCCGTCCTGGGACAGCACCGGGTGGGCGATCTTGTATCCGGTCGGCGGCTCCGCAGGGCGTTCCTCCGGAAGCCGCAGCCTCATCGGGCCGCCGGAACCTCTTCGGGAGCCTTCAGTTCCACGATCTCCTCGGGGAGTTCGAGCTCCTCCTCGTGGATCTCCGGCCGCTCCTCCGCGACTCCGGTGGCGAGTGCCTTGCCGAGCTTCATGACGCCTCCAGGACCAGGGGTCGTGCACCGTCCTGACCATGGTGACCCATACGGGCCCGATTTGGACATAGGACCTCGTCGCAGCATCCCTTACCGATACACCGTAGAAGAATTAAGTGGAGCTTCACGGTCGGACCGCCGAGACTACGACGGTGACGACCATCGCCCCGCCCTTCGGCCGCGCCCTCTGCGCCATGATCACACCCTTCGACGAGGCCGGTGCCCTCGACCTCGACGGTGCGCAGGCGCTCGCCGGCCACCTGGTGGCGGCGGGCTGCGACGGGCTCGTCCTGTCCGGCACGACGGGTGAGTCGCCGACCACGACGGACGCGGAGAAGTCCGCCCTCGTGAGCGCGGTGCGGGAGGCGGTGGGTGCACGGGTCCCGGTCGTGGCGGGGGTGGGCACCTTCGACACCCGGCACACCGTGGAGCTGGCCCTGGCCGCCGAAAAGGCGGGCGCGGACGGGGTGTTGGTGGTCAGCCCCTACTACAGCAGGCCGCCGCAGGACGCGCTGGAGGCACACTTCCGCGAGATCGCGGACGCCTGCGGGCTGCCCGTCATGCTCTACGACATCCCGGGCCGCACCGGCACCCGCATCGAACCGGAGACGATGATCCGGCTCGCCGAGCACCCCCGGATCGTCGCGGTCAAGGACTGCTCCTACGACCTCCTCGGCACCCAGAAGGTCCTCAACCGCACGGAGTTGGCGTACTACGCGGGCTGCGACGAGCACATCCTCGCCCTGTACGCGGTGGGTGCGGCGGGGTATGTCAGCACGGTGGCCAACGTGGTCCCGGACCGGCTCCGGGCGATCCTCGACACGTTCGAGGCGGGCGACACCCCCGTGTCCGCCCGCCTCCAACAGCGGGCCACGCCGCTGATCGAGGCGATGATGTCGGCGGGTCTGCCCGGCACGGTCACCGCCAAGGCCCTCCTGAACGCGCTCGGTCTGCCGGCGGGCCCGGTCCGCGCCCCGCTGCGGCCCGCCGACCGCGGGACGGCCGACGCACTGCTGGCGGAGTACGAACGCCTCATGGCCGCCTGATCAGGGCTGGGCGAACAGCGGCTCCCAGCGCCCGGCGTCACCGTCGTTGCCTTCGCGGAAGCCGCTGAGCGGGACCTCCTTGTCGCTGCCGAGGGTGACCAGGACGAGCCGCTGGTGGAACTCGTTCTTGTCGTTCTCGCCGATGTCCCAGGCGATGAGCTGCTTGTTGCCCACCCAGGCGAGCAGTTGCTGTCCGCGCACCTCGGTCTTCTCACCGGTCCCGGCGTCCAGGACCCAGGAGGAGGTCTTCCACTTCCGGCCCGCGAAGTCAC
This genomic window contains:
- a CDS encoding GntR family transcriptional regulator, whose product is MNALRPLGRTLLRDRAYASIRDAIVAGEIEPGAVVRDAELAERLGLSRAPVREAFARLVDEGLLESKPQSYTRVTQVVAADVRDAAAVVGAMHELVTRVAVPRLFAADIELMRAANARFAAAVTAGDVDEAVRADDALHDVLVRVSGNRAAAATAARYTPLIRRLERRRFGEGGTCRSAGLHERLIEACAAGDVDEAVRVTAEIWRGLAELADSD
- a CDS encoding alkaline phosphatase PhoX, whose amino-acid sequence is MSLTRRDFAAKSALTGAGVALAGTVGALATAPNALAATDVESEGAQTAGAHHGVGYGPLIPDPDGILALPAGFTYEVITYSGRTKLESGEFTPSNHDGTATFRGPRGATLLVNNHELKGPRANWPHPVPLTEGLVYDPAASGGCTVVEVRHGHVAEWVGIAGTSTNCAGGTTPWGTWLTGEETEDKAGQNGMTKDHGYIFEVDPEDRRANRDPKPVKAFGRYAHEAVVIDPKRGHAYLTEDASGPNGLLFRWTPPTGFHHGRGKLRTLADDAGVLQAFKCFDSGGKFVDDLSRATKIGTVYGVDWVDVPDRDARTVSVRKQFTDGQVTRARKLEGMWWGDGGAYVVSSYAREESPVQHDGQVWFYDPKRRTLTLKVLLGVNPDPSQDGAFDGPDNITVSPYGGLVIAEDGEGVQHLFGATESGRTYPIARNELNIGTEEEPEYSEFTGVTFSPDGKTLYANIQTPGIMLAITGPWKRQKRG
- a CDS encoding endonuclease/exonuclease/phosphatase family protein, encoding MPSKKSARLAALTVAALSAASTVVLVSPAHAAAVSIHDIQGATRISPYAGQKVTDVAGIVTGVRTYGSSKGFWIQDPNPDADPATSEGVFVFTSSAPKVAVGDAVTVTGTVSEYVPGGTSSGNQSVTELTKPTVTVVSSGNAVPAATVIDAKSVPAAYVPAGDPAAGNSINGLALEPKKYALDFYESLEGMNVEVADTRVVGATDPYTELWVTVKPRENATRRGGTLYGSYDAQNTGRLQIQSLGATSAFPVANVGDVLTGSTAGPLDYNQYGGYTLVANEIGTLRSAGLTRETTQRQKNGELAVATYNVENLDPSDATFEEHASAIVNNLKSPDIVSLEEIQDNNGAKDDGTTAADVTVNKLIDAIVAAGGPRYDWRSIDPANDTDGGEPGGNIRQVFLFNPERVSFTDRAGGDATTAAGVTKVHGKAQLTVSPGRIAPTDDAWKSSRKPLAGEFVFRGRTVFVIANHFNSKGGDYGLTSAVQPVPRSSEIQRHQQATLVNAFVKDILDTQKNADVIALGDINDFEFSGTAKILEGDGELWSAIKSLPRSERYTYDYQGNQQVLDQILVSPSIRRGCDFEYDSVHINSEFNDQISDHDPQVLRFKP
- a CDS encoding SRPBCC domain-containing protein; amino-acid sequence: MSQEFEIAREFEVDATPEQVWEAITTGTGGYLWPMEPPEPRVGGTGPFGSKVVAWDPPHRYTNRVEDVEGISQQTLNQLDYTVEPRDEGRRAWVRYVHSGIFVDDWDNQYDGAAKHTDFYLHTLREYLTHFAPRPAAFATFDGPEASKAPDALAAVGRALGVGEDVAAGTRVTVHGPDTFEAVVDFRNPYFIGLRTDRGLTRIFGRNHWGHPVGISLHDFAPDSDIKECEGEWQAWLNGVFDQA
- a CDS encoding helix-turn-helix domain-containing protein; this encodes MLDVTVIEDPEAAAVSLDPIRARLLAELAAGPASAAMLAGKVGLPRQKVNYHLKALERHGLVELAGERRKGNVTERLMRATAASYVISPLALASVQPDPDRFRDQLSARWLLALGARLVRDVGQLITGAAKERKRLATYALDGEVRFASATERAAFIQELTAGVAELIRRYDAPDAEGGRDHRIVVAVHPTLKKTELE
- a CDS encoding antibiotic biosynthesis monooxygenase — encoded protein: MTRRTDTHPDLTRPEVGASLFSTWRVGNPLRQRQTVDAIAGAWERRPWPAGGLLGYHVYTGHDTASLLHYSQWTDEQAYEAFARTQRLERVDEIDTAVPHIERLGLGRYRHYRSAVRDGDRRVPGCVVIVDIEFEGPDPDRQRAWVDAVVEALESEPHPHPGGISGHFHLSTDGTRVLNYAEWESAQAHLDALAAPGDGIGSASDAWERVQSWPGLKSSVVSRYDHALGLLPG
- a CDS encoding YihY/virulence factor BrkB family protein, which produces MDEQADDQPRSPLKLPARSWRAALRRTAKELLDDELADRAAALTYYGVLSLFPALLVMVSLLGVVGQRATDKILDNIGDLAPGPARDILRDAVVQLGDSGGTGSVLAVLGLLAALWSASGYVAAFIRTSNAVYDLPEGRPVWKLTPLRLALTVTLMLMLAVSALIVVFTGPLAERAGRAVGFGDAAIAVWGVAKWPVLLLLVVMMIGLLYWAAPNVRGRGFRWTSPGSVLATLVWLAASAGFALYAANFGSYNKTYGTLAGAIVFLVWLWLTNLAILLGLEFDAELARERAIVSGAAEPTEEPYVEPRDTRKWPPRLRAARRTRLRAARGK
- a CDS encoding DUF3618 domain-containing protein is translated as MTDRTGSEPPVTGAKGPEELRQQIERTRSELGDTVEELAGKMDVKGRARARAADLRDKAGAMTVQLRSSAAQAGHTVHDKATQAGHLVQDRAVQASHKVQDRTQRAGRLTQGKAAETSAALERRAEHGVPQPARPLVMAALRHPRPVLIVGAALAAIVVVSWRYPKK
- a CDS encoding phage holin family protein, encoding MTGTTAPRPAHDEHHSVGELVGQATEQVSKLVRQEVALAKEELAEKGRRAGKGGGLLGAAGAFAYAGLLALAGTATAALSLVLSVWAAALIVTAVLFVIAGVLAALGRSQLRRATPPTPEEALGSVKADVEEIRERAHR